In Aquiflexum balticum DSM 16537, a single genomic region encodes these proteins:
- a CDS encoding LytR/AlgR family response regulator transcription factor yields the protein MIRAIIIDDEPKSIQSLEWDLNFFSDQIHVVGTFSNVIDAIRKIDGLQPDVVFLDIEMPEMDGFQFLEFFKDRTFEVIFVTAYAEHAIHAIKKSALDYLLKPIEKEDLTLAVQKISQNKKKKDLAEVFQNEKMVFQGTRLKINSDDKMVFLDPVDIVYCESDGSYSRIMTENNGVVYISKKLKYLEEMLPTELFYRIHHSYLINLQKVSVYEKSSSKVVLVSGISLPVARLKKSGFLSRF from the coding sequence ATGATAAGAGCAATAATTATTGATGATGAACCCAAATCCATTCAATCCCTGGAATGGGATTTGAATTTTTTTTCGGATCAGATTCATGTTGTGGGTACTTTTTCCAATGTAATCGATGCCATCAGAAAAATAGATGGCTTACAGCCTGATGTGGTTTTTTTGGATATTGAGATGCCTGAAATGGACGGGTTTCAGTTTTTGGAGTTTTTCAAAGACAGAACATTTGAGGTGATATTTGTGACTGCTTATGCTGAACATGCCATACACGCCATCAAGAAAAGTGCTCTCGATTATTTATTGAAACCTATTGAAAAAGAAGATTTGACCTTGGCAGTTCAAAAAATAAGTCAGAATAAGAAAAAAAAGGATTTGGCTGAGGTGTTTCAAAATGAAAAAATGGTCTTTCAGGGAACAAGACTGAAAATCAATTCAGATGATAAGATGGTTTTTTTGGACCCTGTTGATATTGTTTATTGTGAAAGCGATGGCAGTTATTCCAGGATTATGACCGAAAATAACGGTGTGGTGTATATTTCCAAAAAATTAAAGTACCTTGAGGAGATGCTTCCCACCGAATTGTTTTACAGAATTCACCACAGTTATCTGATCAATCTTCAAAAAGTAAGTGTATATGAAAAAAGCAGTTCCAAAGTAGTATTGGTATCAGGAATTTCATTGCCGGTTGCAAGATTAAAAAAGTCTGGGTTTTTAAGCCGTTTTTAA
- a CDS encoding histidine kinase produces the protein MMDTEKTGLWMSVLENSNFNGLGWAVTSILFYLSLYHFFLYIKNREKFYLFYSIYAFINAVNLIKRVKGVFVEDIYNAWPEFFIHVNFPIQFTSYLVFSFFIMEILNFRKHYPKFKAFFTKYAFIISLIFGVLVAGRYLWNGYDMMRGFYILVFMPITLLFTLYGIYLVVKIPVKVKYYILTGFLVLGIFTSLMAFLTFGKDVSFTNKYYYLFYIPVLVENFLYTFALAIKQREVYDEKISIQQDLYEQLEMNENLRSQLNEKLKEELVIKEEKIYSLEADAKEQRIGKLKADYEKEITLLHLQSLRNQMNPHFIFNALNSIKVYLIENDKENAVTYLNKFAKLIRMVLESSRMFSIPLGEELDIARLYVSLESIRFEKSIRFELIVGENIDLVNTKVPPLILQPFLENAIWHGLTTKKGEKSIVLKVMNTEGNLIVSIKDNGIGRKKSEELMVNKSIKKQSLGIRLNSERLRYFNESENVNYHFEILDHTVQSGQEGTEVVLYLDQAEV, from the coding sequence ATGATGGATACTGAGAAGACAGGGTTATGGATGTCAGTTCTTGAAAACAGTAATTTCAACGGTTTGGGTTGGGCCGTCACCAGTATCCTGTTTTACCTGTCACTTTACCATTTCTTTTTGTATATCAAAAACAGGGAGAAATTTTATCTATTCTACAGTATTTATGCTTTTATCAATGCTGTAAATCTAATCAAAAGGGTAAAAGGGGTTTTTGTTGAAGACATCTACAATGCTTGGCCGGAATTCTTCATTCACGTCAATTTCCCAATTCAGTTTACGAGTTATTTGGTGTTTTCCTTCTTCATCATGGAAATCCTGAATTTCCGGAAGCATTACCCAAAATTCAAAGCTTTTTTCACCAAATATGCCTTCATCATTAGTCTTATCTTCGGTGTTCTGGTAGCAGGCAGGTATTTGTGGAATGGTTACGATATGATGAGGGGTTTTTATATCCTTGTTTTCATGCCCATTACCCTTTTGTTTACACTTTATGGAATATATCTGGTTGTTAAGATTCCTGTAAAAGTCAAGTACTATATTTTAACAGGTTTTTTGGTATTGGGAATATTTACGTCCCTTATGGCTTTTTTGACTTTTGGTAAGGATGTCAGCTTCACCAATAAGTATTATTACCTGTTTTACATCCCTGTATTGGTAGAGAACTTTCTCTATACTTTCGCCCTTGCCATCAAACAAAGAGAGGTATATGATGAGAAAATTTCCATTCAGCAAGATCTCTATGAACAACTGGAGATGAATGAGAATTTGAGAAGTCAGCTCAATGAAAAATTGAAAGAGGAATTGGTGATCAAAGAAGAAAAAATATACTCCTTAGAGGCTGATGCCAAAGAACAGCGGATAGGCAAGTTAAAAGCTGATTATGAAAAGGAAATCACGCTGCTTCATCTTCAGTCCCTAAGAAATCAGATGAACCCTCATTTTATTTTCAATGCGCTGAATTCCATCAAGGTTTACCTTATTGAAAATGACAAAGAAAACGCGGTCACCTACCTCAATAAATTCGCAAAATTGATCAGGATGGTCCTCGAAAGTTCTCGGATGTTCAGTATTCCTTTGGGAGAGGAACTGGACATTGCCAGGCTGTATGTCAGTCTTGAATCCATCAGGTTTGAAAAAAGCATTAGATTTGAACTCATTGTCGGGGAGAACATAGACCTGGTAAACACTAAAGTCCCGCCATTAATCCTGCAGCCTTTTTTGGAAAATGCCATCTGGCATGGGCTAACGACAAAGAAGGGTGAAAAAAGCATAGTCCTGAAGGTTATGAATACTGAAGGAAACCTTATAGTTTCAATCAAAGATAACGGCATCGGCAGAAAAAAATCGGAGGAGTTGATGGTCAACAAATCCATAAAAAAGCAGTCCCTGGGCATTAGACTTAATTCCGAACGTCTCAGGTATTTCAACGAAAGTGAAAATGTCAATTATCATTTTGAAATTCTAGACCATACTGTCCAATCAGGTCAGGAAGGCACTGAAGTAGTTCTCTATTTGGATCAGGCGGAGGTCTGA
- a CDS encoding hybrid sensor histidine kinase/response regulator transcription factor gives MKYFSKITKYLKLFASILILATPVFGQKELSFRQLSVNEGLSQNSVVSVAQDSEGFLWFATQEGLNRYDGIEFKVYSKKFADITQESHLQLGKVVADQKNRIWIIPESSVPEILDPVKNEFTPIKGITAANSLHEDLSGDIWIGTFSGQLFKWNESIQSPEMIWTDPSREILDIADFDAQQLLLTFNDGIVLLNKQNQSVIDFQLPNNDNIYSCAISDPDGNIWIGTLNAGIWLIQNGEKSIKPVHSVVENLPENIEKQMILDIMTDTKGRIWVATYGQGIIQLNTKSNTSQNYIYQKQNPRSVHYNDVLCIFEDYTGTLWFGTDGAGLSFYDTYLEKFNFFHNQQVPENINIDVVRALYVDEQDKIWIGTSGKGLTSFDPKTQTWITRSSSGKTSQNILSDRVMSLLGDGDGKLWIGYQEEGLSIMDLESGQFTHYNAESKIKLVSNTIWKIFKDSENRFWLATRNDGLIQFDPQKGVVRQFMHDPNDPNSIPGNNVRTIEEGRKGQLWIGTENQGIASFDMDAGKFHPLFHQEYNPNSISSNSIKSLYFDGKNTLWIGTNGSGINALNIDNLELTRISTKDGLANDVIYGILPDAANNLWLSSNKGITKITIQPSKPLDYTITNYTNYDGLATEFNTGAYFKNKDGSIYFGSLEGFYWFNSEDILLNEVPPKTAITGLFAFDQAITPTGKIKLRHDENTLTINMASLVFSSPDKNEFQYKLENHDGHWIQAGNNHQARYTNLAPGEYKFLAKSSNYDGIWSEEPVSLQFTILPPWYLSIWAKLAYLLFFTLALIWIYHYLKWRWEIKFLIKMKEDEAERLMEIDRFKTNFFTNISHEFRTPLTLIAGPVERLMSQSENPIFKSQLNLIKQNSQRLLHLVDQLLEVSKIKSGKQQLSIRKGNLGLLLQSIVSNFFYFATEKDIRIRTEIPLMTEVWFDPDKIEKIVGNLLQNAIKYGKQGTEVLVKSRIQENQLHLTVSNHSLVNYSKEEISRLFDKFYKPDSKIEGFGIGLPLVKDLVELTKGQITLHLEEKDCFRVEITIPVGKYSFRPEQVLEEDEYQEDSGLKENEILAGDNAPQVLVVEDNNKVRSFLIHELKPYYKILEAENGREGLFLALKKIPDLIISDVMMSEMDGIELCQKLKNDEKTSHIPIILLTAKSEEDNILKGLEVGADDYMLKPFGIKQLLVRIEKLIELRRNLRIRYSGKTSIAPNEIAITSTDEKFLEKIQNIVDNDLGDSNFTVDEFCKKLGMSRMQLHRKLTALTGLSTSAFIRDQRLRLAIQQLEKSGDSISEIAYAVGFSSPSYFIKCFKETYGFTPNEFLLKEK, from the coding sequence ATGAAATACTTTTCCAAAATCACCAAGTACTTAAAATTATTCGCCTCGATCCTGATTTTGGCAACTCCTGTTTTTGGTCAAAAGGAACTTTCCTTCCGGCAACTATCTGTCAATGAAGGCTTATCACAAAATTCAGTTGTATCAGTAGCCCAGGATTCTGAAGGATTTTTATGGTTTGCTACTCAGGAAGGACTGAACAGGTATGACGGCATAGAATTTAAGGTTTACAGCAAAAAATTTGCGGATATCACCCAAGAATCACATTTGCAATTGGGCAAAGTTGTAGCAGATCAAAAAAACAGGATCTGGATCATTCCGGAATCATCGGTCCCGGAAATTTTGGATCCTGTAAAAAATGAATTTACCCCCATAAAAGGAATCACGGCAGCAAACAGCCTACATGAAGACCTTAGTGGAGACATCTGGATAGGGACATTTTCAGGACAGTTATTTAAATGGAATGAAAGCATTCAATCTCCCGAGATGATCTGGACCGATCCCTCTCGGGAGATTTTGGATATCGCTGATTTCGATGCCCAGCAACTCTTATTGACATTTAATGATGGCATCGTTCTGTTGAATAAGCAAAACCAATCAGTCATTGATTTTCAATTGCCCAATAACGACAACATCTACTCCTGTGCTATCTCTGATCCTGATGGAAATATTTGGATTGGTACTTTAAATGCAGGAATCTGGCTGATTCAAAACGGTGAAAAATCGATCAAACCAGTCCACTCGGTTGTTGAAAACCTTCCCGAAAACATTGAAAAACAAATGATTTTGGATATAATGACAGACACCAAAGGTAGAATTTGGGTGGCAACATATGGTCAGGGCATTATTCAGCTGAATACAAAAAGCAATACCTCTCAAAATTACATATACCAAAAACAGAACCCAAGGTCGGTACACTATAATGATGTATTGTGCATTTTTGAAGATTATACCGGTACATTATGGTTTGGAACAGATGGAGCCGGATTAAGTTTTTATGATACTTACCTCGAAAAATTCAATTTTTTCCACAACCAACAGGTTCCTGAAAATATTAATATTGACGTTGTAAGAGCACTTTATGTAGATGAGCAGGACAAAATCTGGATAGGAACATCAGGCAAGGGGCTTACCTCCTTTGATCCAAAAACCCAAACTTGGATAACCCGATCAAGTTCAGGAAAAACATCACAGAACATATTAAGTGACCGGGTGATGAGTTTGTTAGGAGACGGAGATGGCAAGCTCTGGATTGGCTATCAGGAAGAGGGACTAAGCATCATGGATCTTGAAAGTGGACAATTCACGCACTATAATGCCGAAAGTAAAATAAAACTGGTCAGCAATACCATCTGGAAAATATTCAAAGACAGTGAAAATAGATTTTGGCTTGCTACCCGAAATGATGGGTTGATCCAATTTGATCCACAAAAAGGCGTGGTCCGTCAATTTATGCATGACCCCAATGATCCCAACAGTATTCCCGGAAATAATGTCCGTACCATAGAAGAAGGTCGAAAAGGTCAATTATGGATAGGAACTGAAAATCAGGGGATAGCAAGCTTTGACATGGATGCCGGAAAATTCCATCCCCTTTTCCATCAAGAATATAATCCCAACTCCATTTCTTCCAATAGTATCAAATCCCTTTATTTTGACGGGAAAAATACCCTATGGATCGGAACTAACGGTTCTGGAATCAATGCCCTTAACATTGACAATCTGGAGCTGACGAGAATTTCCACCAAAGATGGCCTGGCCAATGATGTGATCTATGGGATTTTGCCGGATGCTGCCAATAATCTATGGTTGAGTTCAAACAAAGGAATTACAAAAATAACCATTCAGCCTTCCAAACCCTTGGATTATACCATTACCAATTATACCAACTACGATGGGCTCGCTACGGAATTCAATACCGGGGCTTATTTCAAAAATAAAGATGGTTCAATCTATTTTGGGAGTTTGGAGGGTTTCTATTGGTTCAATTCAGAAGACATTTTGCTCAATGAAGTTCCTCCAAAAACCGCAATTACGGGTTTATTTGCTTTTGATCAAGCCATCACCCCAACTGGAAAAATCAAACTGCGACACGATGAAAATACCCTTACCATAAATATGGCAAGTTTGGTGTTTTCTTCACCCGACAAAAACGAATTCCAGTACAAACTGGAAAACCATGATGGACACTGGATTCAGGCTGGCAACAACCATCAGGCAAGGTATACCAACCTGGCACCGGGCGAATATAAATTTTTGGCCAAATCAAGTAACTATGATGGGATTTGGTCAGAAGAACCTGTATCGCTGCAATTCACAATACTTCCGCCTTGGTACTTAAGCATTTGGGCAAAACTGGCATATCTCCTGTTTTTCACATTGGCTCTAATTTGGATTTATCATTACCTCAAATGGCGCTGGGAAATAAAGTTTCTGATCAAGATGAAGGAGGACGAAGCAGAAAGACTCATGGAAATCGATAGGTTCAAAACCAATTTCTTTACCAATATATCCCATGAATTCAGAACACCACTAACCCTTATTGCCGGTCCTGTGGAAAGGCTGATGAGCCAATCCGAAAACCCCATATTCAAATCTCAACTCAATCTGATCAAACAGAATTCTCAACGTCTGCTTCACCTTGTAGATCAGTTGCTGGAAGTATCAAAAATCAAATCGGGCAAACAACAACTGAGTATCAGGAAAGGAAATTTGGGACTTCTCTTACAGTCTATCGTTTCCAACTTCTTCTATTTCGCCACTGAAAAAGACATCAGGATACGGACAGAAATTCCACTGATGACAGAGGTGTGGTTTGATCCTGACAAAATTGAAAAAATAGTTGGCAACCTGTTACAGAATGCCATCAAATATGGCAAACAGGGAACTGAAGTCTTGGTCAAATCCAGAATCCAAGAGAACCAACTTCACCTCACTGTTTCCAACCACAGCCTGGTCAATTATTCTAAAGAAGAAATTTCACGTTTGTTTGACAAATTCTACAAGCCGGATAGCAAAATAGAAGGTTTTGGGATTGGGCTTCCTTTAGTCAAAGACCTTGTGGAACTCACCAAAGGTCAGATCACACTACACCTGGAAGAAAAGGATTGCTTCAGGGTAGAAATTACTATTCCCGTTGGAAAATATTCCTTCCGTCCCGAGCAGGTATTGGAGGAAGACGAGTACCAGGAAGACAGTGGGCTAAAAGAAAATGAAATATTGGCAGGAGACAATGCCCCACAGGTACTTGTAGTGGAAGACAACAATAAGGTCCGTTCATTTTTAATCCATGAACTCAAACCTTATTACAAAATACTTGAAGCGGAAAATGGCCGAGAGGGTCTTTTCTTGGCCTTAAAAAAAATCCCTGATTTAATCATCTCTGATGTGATGATGTCAGAAATGGACGGAATAGAACTCTGCCAAAAACTGAAAAATGATGAAAAGACTTCCCATATCCCGATTATCCTATTGACCGCAAAATCAGAAGAAGACAACATCCTAAAAGGACTTGAGGTAGGTGCGGATGACTACATGCTCAAACCATTTGGTATCAAACAGCTTCTGGTACGGATAGAAAAACTCATAGAATTGCGCAGAAATTTAAGGATAAGGTATTCCGGCAAAACAAGTATTGCCCCAAATGAAATAGCCATCACCTCCACTGATGAGAAATTCCTGGAGAAAATCCAAAATATAGTGGACAATGACCTTGGGGATTCCAATTTTACAGTAGATGAATTCTGTAAAAAACTCGGAATGAGTAGAATGCAACTGCATAGGAAATTGACCGCACTCACCGGACTTTCCACATCAGCATTTATCCGTGACCAAAGACTCAGGTTGGCGATTCAACAGCTTGAAAAATCCGGTGATTCCATTTCAGAAATAGCCTATGCGGTTGGTTTCAGTTCCCCCTCCTACTTTATCAAATGTTTCAAGGAAACCTATGGCTTTACTCCCAATGAATTCCTTTTAAAGGAAAAGTGA